A genomic segment from Dendropsophus ebraccatus isolate aDenEbr1 chromosome 7, aDenEbr1.pat, whole genome shotgun sequence encodes:
- the AASDH gene encoding beta-alanine-activating enzyme isoform X2, translating into MEGTLHDVVVQAAALHRDRRAVCFQPYNKVPVYYTYLEMLQRAEELTLFLKCHDVESKTIGLYCQPGINVPSWILGILRVPAAYSPIDPDTPSPFASSLIQRCKIQFMLVEKDKIEVFKLLPGWTEKDSSTVQHLHVTLFEAVRNDTIDSESKNDVNRNSGYGGCMESLQNEECIDVRDRHCLAYVLHTSGTTGTPKIVSVPHCCIVPNILHLRSIFSVSPSDIMLLSSPLTFDPSVIEIFVTLSAGACLLVLPDPLKMMPQKLCRLLLDEHKVTVLQVTPTFFRRFGSHSIRSSILSRETPLRILALGGEQFPPPSVLKSWRQPGNKTRIFNLYGVTEVSSWATYYEVSEAMINSPWLKDSMPLGNPLRETVVEVRNDDGIKVKEGEGQVYLGGRLRVCFLDDEMTLPYGTMRATGDWVTLQDGDMMYIGRKDNQIKRHGKRLNTEYIQQVVEKHEPVESCAVMWFRARKLVLFVMPKRPLERKSIWQYLQTHLLSYALPDDLVLVDSMPHTTHGKIDFSRLNLIYGDHLREKMGTQLSDITDDLWRGLQEQWKSVLALPTGCPDISEDSVFSLSGGDSLKAIRLHEEVENMVGRSVPGLLEVILSDTFLDIHSYILKYTSPLMEKLQEETSVNATINHVSEHHPIKRKAEVRRVQTNDVSFVALSRGNRLFLSVCSEDVSQRCEVTQGLSQDLVYSNTDFKRTKPTPSSELALTLQERWASDTGKCVDASPLLVISPSGDLSKTVYIGSHSHRVQALDLDNGAVVWERILGDRIESSAAVSKCGNFILVGCYDGCVYALRRRRNGETHWIFTTGNAVKSSPAIDPESGLAFIGSHDQYVYALDVEVKQCVWKAHCEGGAVFSSPCISIQPHHLYTATLGGRVLAFNPVTGKTIWKMDLGKPVFSSPICNQNLVFVGCVDANLYCFTHMGEKLWQFPTDGPIFSSPCISSLTNHITFGSHDGFIYCCTAEAELLWKYKTSSRVYATPFTFPNPHTESTELLAAASTDGSLYILDALSGLLLRQYALGGEIFSSPVAYGRSLVVGCRNNFIYCLDLVRDPKECAENVGLDSTGTLL; encoded by the exons ATGGAGGGTACGCTGCATGATGTGGTAGTGCAGGCTGCTGCATTACATAGAGACAGGAGAGCTGTATGTTTTCAACCATACAACAAGGTTCCAGTTTACTACACGTACCTGGAAATGTTGCAGAGGGCTGAGGAGCTGACACTTTTTCTCAAATGCCATGATGTGGAAAGTAAAACTATTGGACTGTATTGCCAACCAGGGAtcaatgtgccatcctggatctTGGG GATTCTAAGAGTGCCGGCTGCATATTCTCCTATAGATCCTGACACCCCATCACCCTTTGCATCTTCACTAATTCAGCGGTGTAAGATACAGTTTATGCTCGTAGAGAAGGACAAAATTGAG GTGTTCAAGCTACTTCCTGGCTGGACAGAGAAGGATTCATCCACGGTGCAGCATCTTCATGTCACGCTTTTTGAGGCTGTTAGAAATGATACAATTGACTCAGAATCCAAAAATGACGTTAACCGCAATTCTGGTTATGGCGGCTGTATGGAGAGCTTACAGAATGAAGAGTGCATTGACGTTCGAGACAGACATTGCTTAGCATATGTTCTGCACACTTCTGGAACAACAGGCACCCCCAAAATAGTCAGTGTCCCACACTGCTGCATTGTACCAAATATTCTTCATCTCAG ATCTATCTTCAGCGTCTCTCCAAGTGATATTATGTTACTGTCCTCCCCCCTGACCTTTGACCCGTCTGTTATTGAGATATTTGTTACCTTATCCGCTGGTGCTTGTCTTCTGGTTCTGCCAGATCCCCTTAAGATGATGCCCCAGAAGCTCTGCAGACTGCTGTTAGATGAGCATAAAGTCACTGTGCTACAG GTGACGCCCACGTTTTTTAGAAGATTTGGTTCTCATTCAATTAGGTCTTCTATTTTATCAAGAGAAACGCCCCTTAGAATTTTGGCTCTAGGAGGAGAACAGTTCCCTCCTCCAAGTGTCCTAAAAAGTTGGCGGCAGCCTGGCAACAAGACCCGTATCTTCAACCTGTATGGCGTCACTGAAGTTTCAAGTTGGGCAACCTATTATGAAGTGTCAGAGGCCATGATTAATTCTCCATG GCTTAAGGATTCGATGCCACTTGGTAATCCCCTGCGTGAAACTGTGGTAGAAGTCCGAAACGATGATGGTATCAAAGTTAAAGAAGGAGAAGGACAGGTTTATCTGG GAGGGAGACTACGGGTATGCTTTTTGGATGATGAGATGACCCTCCCTTATGGAACGATGAGAGCCACTGGGGACTGGGTGACATTGCAAGATGGGGACATGATGTACATTGGACGTAAAGATAACCAGATTAAGCGTCATGGCAAGAGATTAAATACtgagtatatacagcag GTGGTAGAGAAACATGAACCCGTGGAGTCATGTGCTGTGATGTGGTTTAGGGCCAGAAAATTAGTCCTATTTGTCATGCCAAAAAGACCCCTAGAGAGAAAATCCATATGGCAATATCTGCAGACTCATCTCCTAAGCTATGCATTACCTGATGACTTGGTTCTGGTGGACTCCATGCCACATACAACGCACG gtaaAATAGACTTTTCTAGATTAAACCTTATTTATGGTGACCACTTGCGGGAAAAGATGGGCACACAGTTGTCCGACATAACAGATGATTTGTGGCGTGGCCTGCAGGAGCAATGGAAG TCTGTGTTGGCACTTCCTACAGGATGTCCTGACATTTCTGAAGATTCTGTATTTTCGCTCAGTGGTGGTGACTCTTTAAAGGCGATCCGGCTCCATGAAGAAGTAGAGAATATGGTTGGTAGATCTGTCCCGGGACTCTTAGAAGTCATCCTTAGCGATACTTTCCTAGACATTCACAGTTACATTCTTAAATATACTTCTCCACTTATGGAGAAATTACAGGAAGAAACCAGTGTAAATGCCACAATAAACCATGTGAGTGAGCACCATCCGATAAAGAGGAAAGCTGAAGTTCGTAGAGTACAAACCAATGATGTTTCCTTTGTAGCTTTGAGCCGAGGTAACAGACTGTTCCTAAGTGTGTGTTCTGAAGACGTGAGCCAGCGGTGTGAGGTAACTCAGGGGTTAAGTCAGGATCTGGTATACAGCAATACAGACTTCAAACGGACAAAGCCAACGCCATCCTCTGAGCTGGCATTGACTCTACAGGAAAGATGGGCTTCAGACACGGGCAAATGTGTAGATGCTTCACCTCTCCTTGTCATATCACCCAGTGGAGACTTGTCAAAGACTGTTTACATTGGATCCCATTCACATAGAGTGCAAGCTCTTGATCTGGACAATGGGGCAGTGGTGTGGGAGAGAATCCTTGGAGATCGTATTGAATCTTCTGCCGCAGTGTCTAAATGTGGAAACTTCATCCTTGTAG GCTGCTATGATGGTTGTGTCTAtgccctgaggaggaggaggaatgggGAAACACATTGGATCTTCACTACTGGTAATGCTGTGAAGAGTTCTCCAGCCATAGATCCGGAATCTGGGTTGGCATTTATTGGGTCACATGATCAGTATGTCTATGCTTTGGATGTTGAG GTAAAGCAGTGCGTCTGGAAAGCTCATTGTGAAGGTGGAGCCGTGTTTTCTTCTCCTTGTATTAGTATACAACCACATCATTTATACACAGCTACACTGGGAGGACGGGTGCTGGCCTTTAACCCT GTCACAGGAAAGACTATATGGAAGATGGACCTAGGCAAACCTGTGTTTTCTTCACCAATATGCAACCAGAATCTTGTTTTTGTTGGCTGTGTGGACGCAAATCTCTACTGCTTCACTCATATGGGTGAGAAG CTATGGCAGTTCCCCACTGATGGACCTATATTCTCCTCTCCGTGTATCTCCTCTCTCACCAATCACATCACATTTGGCTCACACGATGGCTTCATCTACTGCTGTACTGCTGAGGCCGAATTATTATGGAAATACAAAACCAGCTCTCGAGTTTATGCAACGCCATTTACATTTCCCAACCCACACACTGAAAGCACTGAGCTGCTGGCTGCCGCTTCTACAGATGGATCTCTGTATATACTAGATGCTCTCTCAGGACTTCTGCTCAGGCAGTATGCACTAGGAGGAGAAATCTTCTCTTCTCCCGTGGCGTATGGCAGAAGCCTGGTTGTTGGTTGCAGGAACAATTTTATTTACTGTCTTGATTTGGTCAGGGATCCAAAGGAATGTGCAGAAAATGTAGGCTTGGACTCCACAGGGACATTGCTGTAA
- the AASDH gene encoding beta-alanine-activating enzyme isoform X1 translates to MSDQDVCPFLLQVTYFRMEGTLHDVVVQAAALHRDRRAVCFQPYNKVPVYYTYLEMLQRAEELTLFLKCHDVESKTIGLYCQPGINVPSWILGILRVPAAYSPIDPDTPSPFASSLIQRCKIQFMLVEKDKIEVFKLLPGWTEKDSSTVQHLHVTLFEAVRNDTIDSESKNDVNRNSGYGGCMESLQNEECIDVRDRHCLAYVLHTSGTTGTPKIVSVPHCCIVPNILHLRSIFSVSPSDIMLLSSPLTFDPSVIEIFVTLSAGACLLVLPDPLKMMPQKLCRLLLDEHKVTVLQVTPTFFRRFGSHSIRSSILSRETPLRILALGGEQFPPPSVLKSWRQPGNKTRIFNLYGVTEVSSWATYYEVSEAMINSPWLKDSMPLGNPLRETVVEVRNDDGIKVKEGEGQVYLGGRLRVCFLDDEMTLPYGTMRATGDWVTLQDGDMMYIGRKDNQIKRHGKRLNTEYIQQVVEKHEPVESCAVMWFRARKLVLFVMPKRPLERKSIWQYLQTHLLSYALPDDLVLVDSMPHTTHGKIDFSRLNLIYGDHLREKMGTQLSDITDDLWRGLQEQWKSVLALPTGCPDISEDSVFSLSGGDSLKAIRLHEEVENMVGRSVPGLLEVILSDTFLDIHSYILKYTSPLMEKLQEETSVNATINHVSEHHPIKRKAEVRRVQTNDVSFVALSRGNRLFLSVCSEDVSQRCEVTQGLSQDLVYSNTDFKRTKPTPSSELALTLQERWASDTGKCVDASPLLVISPSGDLSKTVYIGSHSHRVQALDLDNGAVVWERILGDRIESSAAVSKCGNFILVGCYDGCVYALRRRRNGETHWIFTTGNAVKSSPAIDPESGLAFIGSHDQYVYALDVEVKQCVWKAHCEGGAVFSSPCISIQPHHLYTATLGGRVLAFNPVTGKTIWKMDLGKPVFSSPICNQNLVFVGCVDANLYCFTHMGEKLWQFPTDGPIFSSPCISSLTNHITFGSHDGFIYCCTAEAELLWKYKTSSRVYATPFTFPNPHTESTELLAAASTDGSLYILDALSGLLLRQYALGGEIFSSPVAYGRSLVVGCRNNFIYCLDLVRDPKECAENVGLDSTGTLL, encoded by the exons ATGTCTGACCAGGATGTCTGTCCGTTTCTCTTACAA GTCACATATTTCAGGATGGAGGGTACGCTGCATGATGTGGTAGTGCAGGCTGCTGCATTACATAGAGACAGGAGAGCTGTATGTTTTCAACCATACAACAAGGTTCCAGTTTACTACACGTACCTGGAAATGTTGCAGAGGGCTGAGGAGCTGACACTTTTTCTCAAATGCCATGATGTGGAAAGTAAAACTATTGGACTGTATTGCCAACCAGGGAtcaatgtgccatcctggatctTGGG GATTCTAAGAGTGCCGGCTGCATATTCTCCTATAGATCCTGACACCCCATCACCCTTTGCATCTTCACTAATTCAGCGGTGTAAGATACAGTTTATGCTCGTAGAGAAGGACAAAATTGAG GTGTTCAAGCTACTTCCTGGCTGGACAGAGAAGGATTCATCCACGGTGCAGCATCTTCATGTCACGCTTTTTGAGGCTGTTAGAAATGATACAATTGACTCAGAATCCAAAAATGACGTTAACCGCAATTCTGGTTATGGCGGCTGTATGGAGAGCTTACAGAATGAAGAGTGCATTGACGTTCGAGACAGACATTGCTTAGCATATGTTCTGCACACTTCTGGAACAACAGGCACCCCCAAAATAGTCAGTGTCCCACACTGCTGCATTGTACCAAATATTCTTCATCTCAG ATCTATCTTCAGCGTCTCTCCAAGTGATATTATGTTACTGTCCTCCCCCCTGACCTTTGACCCGTCTGTTATTGAGATATTTGTTACCTTATCCGCTGGTGCTTGTCTTCTGGTTCTGCCAGATCCCCTTAAGATGATGCCCCAGAAGCTCTGCAGACTGCTGTTAGATGAGCATAAAGTCACTGTGCTACAG GTGACGCCCACGTTTTTTAGAAGATTTGGTTCTCATTCAATTAGGTCTTCTATTTTATCAAGAGAAACGCCCCTTAGAATTTTGGCTCTAGGAGGAGAACAGTTCCCTCCTCCAAGTGTCCTAAAAAGTTGGCGGCAGCCTGGCAACAAGACCCGTATCTTCAACCTGTATGGCGTCACTGAAGTTTCAAGTTGGGCAACCTATTATGAAGTGTCAGAGGCCATGATTAATTCTCCATG GCTTAAGGATTCGATGCCACTTGGTAATCCCCTGCGTGAAACTGTGGTAGAAGTCCGAAACGATGATGGTATCAAAGTTAAAGAAGGAGAAGGACAGGTTTATCTGG GAGGGAGACTACGGGTATGCTTTTTGGATGATGAGATGACCCTCCCTTATGGAACGATGAGAGCCACTGGGGACTGGGTGACATTGCAAGATGGGGACATGATGTACATTGGACGTAAAGATAACCAGATTAAGCGTCATGGCAAGAGATTAAATACtgagtatatacagcag GTGGTAGAGAAACATGAACCCGTGGAGTCATGTGCTGTGATGTGGTTTAGGGCCAGAAAATTAGTCCTATTTGTCATGCCAAAAAGACCCCTAGAGAGAAAATCCATATGGCAATATCTGCAGACTCATCTCCTAAGCTATGCATTACCTGATGACTTGGTTCTGGTGGACTCCATGCCACATACAACGCACG gtaaAATAGACTTTTCTAGATTAAACCTTATTTATGGTGACCACTTGCGGGAAAAGATGGGCACACAGTTGTCCGACATAACAGATGATTTGTGGCGTGGCCTGCAGGAGCAATGGAAG TCTGTGTTGGCACTTCCTACAGGATGTCCTGACATTTCTGAAGATTCTGTATTTTCGCTCAGTGGTGGTGACTCTTTAAAGGCGATCCGGCTCCATGAAGAAGTAGAGAATATGGTTGGTAGATCTGTCCCGGGACTCTTAGAAGTCATCCTTAGCGATACTTTCCTAGACATTCACAGTTACATTCTTAAATATACTTCTCCACTTATGGAGAAATTACAGGAAGAAACCAGTGTAAATGCCACAATAAACCATGTGAGTGAGCACCATCCGATAAAGAGGAAAGCTGAAGTTCGTAGAGTACAAACCAATGATGTTTCCTTTGTAGCTTTGAGCCGAGGTAACAGACTGTTCCTAAGTGTGTGTTCTGAAGACGTGAGCCAGCGGTGTGAGGTAACTCAGGGGTTAAGTCAGGATCTGGTATACAGCAATACAGACTTCAAACGGACAAAGCCAACGCCATCCTCTGAGCTGGCATTGACTCTACAGGAAAGATGGGCTTCAGACACGGGCAAATGTGTAGATGCTTCACCTCTCCTTGTCATATCACCCAGTGGAGACTTGTCAAAGACTGTTTACATTGGATCCCATTCACATAGAGTGCAAGCTCTTGATCTGGACAATGGGGCAGTGGTGTGGGAGAGAATCCTTGGAGATCGTATTGAATCTTCTGCCGCAGTGTCTAAATGTGGAAACTTCATCCTTGTAG GCTGCTATGATGGTTGTGTCTAtgccctgaggaggaggaggaatgggGAAACACATTGGATCTTCACTACTGGTAATGCTGTGAAGAGTTCTCCAGCCATAGATCCGGAATCTGGGTTGGCATTTATTGGGTCACATGATCAGTATGTCTATGCTTTGGATGTTGAG GTAAAGCAGTGCGTCTGGAAAGCTCATTGTGAAGGTGGAGCCGTGTTTTCTTCTCCTTGTATTAGTATACAACCACATCATTTATACACAGCTACACTGGGAGGACGGGTGCTGGCCTTTAACCCT GTCACAGGAAAGACTATATGGAAGATGGACCTAGGCAAACCTGTGTTTTCTTCACCAATATGCAACCAGAATCTTGTTTTTGTTGGCTGTGTGGACGCAAATCTCTACTGCTTCACTCATATGGGTGAGAAG CTATGGCAGTTCCCCACTGATGGACCTATATTCTCCTCTCCGTGTATCTCCTCTCTCACCAATCACATCACATTTGGCTCACACGATGGCTTCATCTACTGCTGTACTGCTGAGGCCGAATTATTATGGAAATACAAAACCAGCTCTCGAGTTTATGCAACGCCATTTACATTTCCCAACCCACACACTGAAAGCACTGAGCTGCTGGCTGCCGCTTCTACAGATGGATCTCTGTATATACTAGATGCTCTCTCAGGACTTCTGCTCAGGCAGTATGCACTAGGAGGAGAAATCTTCTCTTCTCCCGTGGCGTATGGCAGAAGCCTGGTTGTTGGTTGCAGGAACAATTTTATTTACTGTCTTGATTTGGTCAGGGATCCAAAGGAATGTGCAGAAAATGTAGGCTTGGACTCCACAGGGACATTGCTGTAA
- the AASDH gene encoding beta-alanine-activating enzyme isoform X3 — translation MSDQDVCPFLLQVTYFRMEGTLHDVVVQAAALHRDRRAVCFQPYNKVPVYYTYLEMLQRAEELTLFLKCHDVESKTIGLYCQPGINVPSWILGILRVPAAYSPIDPDTPSPFASSLIQRCKIQFMLVEKDKIEVFKLLPGWTEKDSSTVQHLHVTLFEAVRNDTIDSESKNDVNRNSGYGGCMESLQNEECIDVRDRHCLAYVLHTSGTTGTPKIVSVPHCCIVPNILHLRSIFSVSPSDIMLLSSPLTFDPSVIEIFVTLSAGACLLVLPDPLKMMPQKLCRLLLDEHKVTVLQVTPTFFRRFGSHSIRSSILSRETPLRILALGGEQFPPPSVLKSWRQPGNKTRIFNLYGVTEVSSWATYYEVSEAMINSPWLKDSMPLGNPLRETVVEVRNDDGIKVKEGEGQVYLGGRLRVCFLDDEMTLPYGTMRATGDWVTLQDGDMMYIGRKDNQIKRHGKRLNTEYIQQVVEKHEPVESCAVMWFRARKLVLFVMPKRPLERKSIWQYLQTHLLSYALPDDLVLVDSMPHTTHGKIDFSRLNLIYGDHLREKMGTQLSDITDDLWRGLQEQWKSVLALPTGCPDISEDSVFSLSGGDSLKAIRLHEEVENMVGRSVPGLLEVILSDTFLDIHSYILKYTSPLMEKLQEETSVNATINHVSEHHPIKRKAEVRRVQTNDVSFVALSRGNRLFLSVCSEDVSQRCEVTQGLSQDLVYSNTDFKRTKPTPSSELALTLQERWASDTGKCVDASPLLVISPSGDLSKTVYIGSHSHRVQALDLDNGAVVWERILGDRIESSAAVSKCGNFILVGCYDGCVYALRRRRNGETHWIFTTGKAVRLESSL, via the exons ATGTCTGACCAGGATGTCTGTCCGTTTCTCTTACAA GTCACATATTTCAGGATGGAGGGTACGCTGCATGATGTGGTAGTGCAGGCTGCTGCATTACATAGAGACAGGAGAGCTGTATGTTTTCAACCATACAACAAGGTTCCAGTTTACTACACGTACCTGGAAATGTTGCAGAGGGCTGAGGAGCTGACACTTTTTCTCAAATGCCATGATGTGGAAAGTAAAACTATTGGACTGTATTGCCAACCAGGGAtcaatgtgccatcctggatctTGGG GATTCTAAGAGTGCCGGCTGCATATTCTCCTATAGATCCTGACACCCCATCACCCTTTGCATCTTCACTAATTCAGCGGTGTAAGATACAGTTTATGCTCGTAGAGAAGGACAAAATTGAG GTGTTCAAGCTACTTCCTGGCTGGACAGAGAAGGATTCATCCACGGTGCAGCATCTTCATGTCACGCTTTTTGAGGCTGTTAGAAATGATACAATTGACTCAGAATCCAAAAATGACGTTAACCGCAATTCTGGTTATGGCGGCTGTATGGAGAGCTTACAGAATGAAGAGTGCATTGACGTTCGAGACAGACATTGCTTAGCATATGTTCTGCACACTTCTGGAACAACAGGCACCCCCAAAATAGTCAGTGTCCCACACTGCTGCATTGTACCAAATATTCTTCATCTCAG ATCTATCTTCAGCGTCTCTCCAAGTGATATTATGTTACTGTCCTCCCCCCTGACCTTTGACCCGTCTGTTATTGAGATATTTGTTACCTTATCCGCTGGTGCTTGTCTTCTGGTTCTGCCAGATCCCCTTAAGATGATGCCCCAGAAGCTCTGCAGACTGCTGTTAGATGAGCATAAAGTCACTGTGCTACAG GTGACGCCCACGTTTTTTAGAAGATTTGGTTCTCATTCAATTAGGTCTTCTATTTTATCAAGAGAAACGCCCCTTAGAATTTTGGCTCTAGGAGGAGAACAGTTCCCTCCTCCAAGTGTCCTAAAAAGTTGGCGGCAGCCTGGCAACAAGACCCGTATCTTCAACCTGTATGGCGTCACTGAAGTTTCAAGTTGGGCAACCTATTATGAAGTGTCAGAGGCCATGATTAATTCTCCATG GCTTAAGGATTCGATGCCACTTGGTAATCCCCTGCGTGAAACTGTGGTAGAAGTCCGAAACGATGATGGTATCAAAGTTAAAGAAGGAGAAGGACAGGTTTATCTGG GAGGGAGACTACGGGTATGCTTTTTGGATGATGAGATGACCCTCCCTTATGGAACGATGAGAGCCACTGGGGACTGGGTGACATTGCAAGATGGGGACATGATGTACATTGGACGTAAAGATAACCAGATTAAGCGTCATGGCAAGAGATTAAATACtgagtatatacagcag GTGGTAGAGAAACATGAACCCGTGGAGTCATGTGCTGTGATGTGGTTTAGGGCCAGAAAATTAGTCCTATTTGTCATGCCAAAAAGACCCCTAGAGAGAAAATCCATATGGCAATATCTGCAGACTCATCTCCTAAGCTATGCATTACCTGATGACTTGGTTCTGGTGGACTCCATGCCACATACAACGCACG gtaaAATAGACTTTTCTAGATTAAACCTTATTTATGGTGACCACTTGCGGGAAAAGATGGGCACACAGTTGTCCGACATAACAGATGATTTGTGGCGTGGCCTGCAGGAGCAATGGAAG TCTGTGTTGGCACTTCCTACAGGATGTCCTGACATTTCTGAAGATTCTGTATTTTCGCTCAGTGGTGGTGACTCTTTAAAGGCGATCCGGCTCCATGAAGAAGTAGAGAATATGGTTGGTAGATCTGTCCCGGGACTCTTAGAAGTCATCCTTAGCGATACTTTCCTAGACATTCACAGTTACATTCTTAAATATACTTCTCCACTTATGGAGAAATTACAGGAAGAAACCAGTGTAAATGCCACAATAAACCATGTGAGTGAGCACCATCCGATAAAGAGGAAAGCTGAAGTTCGTAGAGTACAAACCAATGATGTTTCCTTTGTAGCTTTGAGCCGAGGTAACAGACTGTTCCTAAGTGTGTGTTCTGAAGACGTGAGCCAGCGGTGTGAGGTAACTCAGGGGTTAAGTCAGGATCTGGTATACAGCAATACAGACTTCAAACGGACAAAGCCAACGCCATCCTCTGAGCTGGCATTGACTCTACAGGAAAGATGGGCTTCAGACACGGGCAAATGTGTAGATGCTTCACCTCTCCTTGTCATATCACCCAGTGGAGACTTGTCAAAGACTGTTTACATTGGATCCCATTCACATAGAGTGCAAGCTCTTGATCTGGACAATGGGGCAGTGGTGTGGGAGAGAATCCTTGGAGATCGTATTGAATCTTCTGCCGCAGTGTCTAAATGTGGAAACTTCATCCTTGTAG GCTGCTATGATGGTTGTGTCTAtgccctgaggaggaggaggaatgggGAAACACATTGGATCTTCACTACTG GTAAAGCAGTGCGTCTGGAAAGCTCATTGTGA